Within the Salvia hispanica cultivar TCC Black 2014 chromosome 4, UniMelb_Shisp_WGS_1.0, whole genome shotgun sequence genome, the region CTAGTCCATCTGGTTTCAGGTCAAGATTCTCGAATTGAGACTAATCGAATTGAAATTTTACTAGATTAGAATTTCGAATCATCAATTTCTAGCTTAAGTATATCATATAACACTTTATTCGGCCTGCCATAAGTAAGTCATTTTTCCGTAGAACACAATGACCATGTCCTCCACCACCAGCATTGCCTATTTACTGATGATTGCCGTGACTGTAGGGGTGGCAACCGCACAGTCACCTGCGCCGGCGCTGGATTGCTTCACATACCTACTAAAACTGTCGGATTGCCTGACATTCGTAGAGGAGGGCAGCAATCTAAGCCAACCGGCGCCGGGATGCTGCCCGGAGCTGGCTAATTTGGTGGATACGCAGCCAATCTGCTTGTGCCAGCTGTTGGGGGACCCCTCGCACTCGCAGATTGGGATCTCCGTTGATTTAAACAGAGCTCTTCAGCTGCCTTCTCTTTGCAATGTCATCACCCCTCCGGTTAGCTTGTGTGCAGGTACGTGCAATTCTTCTCCCTCctttttcaaattcataatgcacattctattttttttcctgtataattatttcttttcttccaaaaaaGCACCATTTCATAAGcgagatttaaataattatacaccCTCCTCCATTGTCCCGGTTCACCAATTTGATCCGTCCATGATTAAAGTAtcactaatattattataaaattaatatataaaaattaaaattctcattATATTATCCTCTTTTTCACTCAtgtatctttatattttttaaaactcatatttattggaatttctaattataaatatggTGAGCtagtattgttttatttttcaaagatAGTT harbors:
- the LOC125217869 gene encoding non-specific lipid transfer protein GPI-anchored 2-like; this translates as MSSTTSIAYLLMIAVTVGVATAQSPAPALDCFTYLLKLSDCLTFVEEGSNLSQPAPGCCPELANLVDTQPICLCQLLGDPSHSQIGISVDLNRALQLPSLCNVITPPVSLCAAIGIPPTPSDALSPGGDELALPPSPGGDNGSATNLVSKHHFLIGLAPLFCVYFF